The genomic region CCACATGTTAATAGATGTTAAAACATTGTCACGCACCGATGTTCATCCAAGTTCAATATTTATGCATAAAAACAGACATATAAAAATATCCATACATAAACTCACGtttcaaactgtgaaaaaaaacgaataataaatgaaccttcctagtttcagcaatctctgCTAACAATGGGTCAGGGAAAGTTGAATAATCATTCAAAAGTAATGTTTCTTGACATTGGTTCACCAGGCCATTGTAACATTTGGTTGTTGAGCTGTTGGCTGTGGCAAGTTGTCTTACAATATGTTTCAAAAGGCTGCATCAATGtgtaacattttatattgttagGATTTCTTCTTAACATATTTAAGAACCCAGACCAAGTTAACCCAAAGACATCATTTGGGTTATGTGTAAGACTTAGTAAATATAGCAGTATACAACTATTTTCACATGTTGACTCAACCTGACCCCATAAAGTAAATGATGAATTGAAACTCtacctttgaatgttttaaaatctaaaGGGTTTTTGATTGAGCACTCCAAAACACTCCTGCTGTAACTACCAAAGCTCAACCCTGTCTCCTAAAAAATAGGTTCCCAAACTATTTAACTGTAATAAACAAACTTAATATTGAACAAAAGTATGTTTCACTCGACGAGAATAACAACACGGTTATGTTGTAGGAGAACATACGTTTTCGGAGACTAAACTGCTCagctttgctttgtgtttgtgatcaGGCCTGCACAAGCACAGAGTGGCTACTGTGTCAAATCAGCAGAGCAACAGTAATGCTCCACCTGAAAGAGCAATCATGGAAAAAGCAAATGATTCTCTTTCAGGGAGCATGTGAGGACCAGGAATGCCCCTGAAACTCACTTTTGTATGAGCGCAACCAGGGAAActatagagaaaataaaacttttatttACAAGAAACCTAAGTAGATCATTACTTTGTTTGGGACAGTAGATATGTCTTTGTCTCTCACACAGAGACCGCCCAGCAGTCTCTGGTCCTCCACGGCCATTTTTCAGTCCAGGTGGCTGGCAGTTAGAGGCAGGAAAACTAAAGTTTCATTCTCTTGTGTATTGTCGTACTTGCATAACGCCCAGGTAGAGGCTCCTCTGGTGTGATGGCGTTGAGATGATGCCCCACCTTCCACTCCGCAGCCTTCAACTTCCCCTGCAGCTCCTTTGCCTGCTGCTCGGCCTTTCGTGCAGCCTTGCGGGCATTCCTCAGGGATCGCTTCACCTTCCGAACGCGCTCCTTCAGCTGCCGGTTCCTCCTCTCCGCCACTTCCAGGCGCTCGTGCATCTTGCGGCCTCGCTCCTCCTCCTCGAACAGTGCGGCCTGCACTGAGGAACAAAGCAGCTGGGGAAAACAGGACAGATGTTAACAATCGGAAGGGGTTGTTTTCTTTACAGGCAAACATAACTGTTGTGAAGAACTAGTTGTCCTCTGCTTGTGTTGTGTGGTAGCTGTGACTTTCCCAGCAGCCTCGAGAGAATCTTTCTCCCTTTGATGTCCACagttctgtttttctccttTGCAGCCTCACACACTTGGATGGAGGGATGATGAGGGACTACTGGAGGTCCTGACCCTCGTCCTTTACATTTACCCCCACAAGCTCCCTGATACCATGTTTCAcccccttctcctcccttccctcccAGACAATATGAGGGTCATGCACTTCGATGTCAGGGGCCCTAATCTTTCATGTCATTGGTAGACCACAGCTGACCTCAGGCAGAAGGGTGACCAAGTGAAAACAGGTGTCTTCACGTTCGACTGCACTCATAATATCCTACAAACCTAGGAAAATCTAGATGAACGTACAACCATGCTCATCAAAAGTGTTATTTGAGTTCTGAAGAGTAAGGCGGATACTGTTATTTTAACATGCAACAAAGGATATTTTTTCAATGTAGTTTTAATGTTCTAAATACAATGACTACAGCAAAGCATAAACATGAGAGAGAGGGTtatccaaaaacaacaactgagcCTTTAAAGGAAGTCCCTCTCCCACCATCTATCCAAACAAAAATCTAATCCAGATTAAATAaaatcagtatttttttttccaacagtTCCAACACTATCTCGTGCTCAAAGGAAGGCTCTCAGTTGggcgcccacacacacacacacacacacacacacacacacacacacacacacacacacacacacacacacacacacacacacacacacacacacacacacacacacacacacacacacagacaaccaGCACCTGTCAAAATATCCGGGTGGTACCTGCCTGCTGTTAAGCATCATCTGTATAAACAGAATTTAGAAGATATGTAAAGAAACATGCATGTACAAAATACCCTCATATTCAAGTACACaaccatgtttttaaaaaaaggaatgtgtCTTTTGTCTAAAATACTTTTCTATTCAAATTAAGGAGGAAGGATTGTCATATTGTATTATCATGGGATCTTTCATATAAAGTGGCACAGAGTAAACTTTTGAACTTACAATGGAATAAAAGGCCTCCATGTAGAATGAATGAACCGCCCCTGGTGACTCCTCAATGTTGTTTTTGGAGAGACAAACCTCAGTAGAGATGAAGGTTTTAAGCTTCCTTTAGCTCATGGTTTTGGTTTAACTGTCTTTCGCTGAGTTTCCCTGCTCTCATAGAGTGAATGACAAAGTTGCCTCTCgatgcctcttttttttttgcagacttTTGATTCCtctttcaaactttatttaaagacacaaaacaaaccctgcacacacactccattccacacacatacacaaatgcatTCATGTCTTTAAAGCCTCACCATTGAAGTCAAATAGACTCTTTATTCATCAAGCTGGAACTCCAGAACAGGAACATGTTGCATAAAAGGTGAATGAGAGTCCCACAACTTGTTAGAAGTGTTAACAACTGGAGTAACCCTTACAATCTAATCATAAGATTGCATGTATACATTGGAATTGTGCTGATGTAGCAGTATTTGGAGAATGTGCTTCTATCTTGCTGCAGCCCTAAGTgcaaaagtaaataataatcagaaaaaagacagaatgtctaaaataaaaacaagatatcTGTAACAAACAGTGAGCCTACAGCAGCATCATGGTCAAAGCTGTCCTGCTGATAAGAGGAGGCTTTGACAGAAGTTAATTAAAGGTTCTGGCAGAGAAGTGGCGGAAGTCTATAGCTTTTCCTTTTGGAGGGGTGTCTGGTTCCCATGAGGCTAAAACCAGAAGCACACAACTTTACAGGATGCTTGGTGTTTAAACTCCAGCTGAACCGTGTATGGAAACCTCAGCGCAGAGACATCTCCAGAGATCCTTTATTAAGATAGTGAAATTAGATCTGTTGCTTTTAATTCCATTTTAATTAGAGTCAagcaaaacaacaggagagagAGTTTTTCTCATGTcgtaaatatgattaaaaaaaagacaaacatggaGGTAGCGGCAGAAGGTCCATCCATttcatccttctccatacattcCTGTTACAAAACACCTGTTTTGCCCCGCCCTGCCTGGAGGTCACGGCCTCTACATGCAAGTGCCTGTCCTTTAAATGAGCGAGCGGCGTCTGCTTTTCTCATCTTTACTATATACCTTAGAGCCTGCAGGGCAAAGCAGTAAAGGAAGCCAGAGGAAGACGCCTCTCCTCAAGTTTTGAAGTTTTGACTTGACGATAAACAAAATGCCATAAATTCATTTGGGAAGCATTAACCCATCCTGCTCAACATCAAGGTCTGCCCTATACTGTAGGTATTTGTTATTCTTCCAAGGATTATACCAGTGGAAACGTGGCAACTTCTAGGCAAAGTCTTTGACTGATCTAGCCTTTCAGGAGTCAGCTCTAAATGAAGTCAAATCTAACAGCACTGGAGTATCTGTCACGTTTCAAACTCTAATATTGTGTCTTAACTTAGCAGACTTCAAGTCTTTATCTCTGACACAAACCCGGGGAATTTCTGTAAATGTAGTGAAAAGCTCAACAGCTGCCCTGGTATCCCTCCTAATTGAGGGCCAAGACTTGCGCAGCGGCCGTGCCCTGTCTTGTCTGAAGTACGACCCTCACAGCTCAATCAGAGCAGGAGTGATAGCAGATCTGTTGACAGGGTTCAGCTTATCTCTGGTCCCAGGTCAGCGGCTTTTGCTTCATGCTGCTAGAAACACAGGCTGCAGACGGACACATATTCAAACTGCTGCAGACGTCAAAGATGTGGATCTGTGCtatctgacctttgacctctggaGAGCCAGTATCCTGTCTGCCTGAGGAGCCAGACCGATAAAACAGCAACTGTTTTAATCTTTAACTGTTGATAGCATGTGACCAATCCCATGCCGGggatcttttttttatcaacttttgATTACCAAAGTTATCCTCTATTTCTCTATTGTTTTGAACAAGGAGTgcgtgtgcctgtgtgtgtgtttttgactgtCAATCTGTTATCTCAGTCGTAAGGCGATGGTGTTAggtttgtttacttcctctgTAAACAACAGAAAAGCTGACCtgacttttagttttttaaacatcatgCTGCATGGCAATGCTCAGGGTTACAGCTCTTGGTAGCATGGTACCTGTGCATGAACAACAATGTGTCGACCTACCCTGCTGTCCTCCTGGTGTTCCCATTCAGGGCTGAAGGTGTGGAAAGGCTGGCTCCCCTGGGTGCAGTTGGAGAACTGGAAGAGGCTGGAGAACATGCGTCTGTTGTCGTTGTGTCTTGGAAGATGGCATCCTGGAAGTTGACACCATGGGGGAGGATGTTGTAGTTCTCATCCATCCTGCAGAGGAGATAAACGGGAACACTGAGCAGGAAGTACTGGGATGTACAGAAGGAGCTGTTTTGGTATCTAAAGATATTTAATGAGCATGTAGTTTGCATTCTTCTTCTGCAAAATAAGCATCAACAAGAGCAGTAAGAAAGATAAAAGTGACAGTGGAAATATATTTCAAGTGTCACTTCATGGAAATATACTCTGTAACAAAGAGACAAACGATGCATGTTTTGCCCAAGCTTGCTTTGCAAAGTACAAATGGGATGCTGTCTAACTTTAATGGCAACAATCAAATGTACTCTAAGCTGTTGTATGTACAGTTTGAATTGGAATTTAAGTCCCATGTATGTTTCAACTATTTAGATGAATGTGTCCAGGCAGCTCACCTGAGGAAGAAAAAGTAGGAGTTGTTCTCCATCACGGTGTGGGACTGGCACGAAAGATAGCCCAGCCCGGTCAGGTTGAGCCTGGATCCAGAGGGCACCTCCAGCATGCTGCCCCAGGCCTGATCGCACAGCATCTCCACTTCTGCAGAGTACAGCAGCCCTTCTTCTGCGCCTTCGTACCCATACCCGAAGCCGAATGGCAGCGAGTTGTACAGGCTGCCGCCCCGCCGCCCAGGGGCTCCCGGTGGATCGCCAGGACCCGGGCGTACACGATGATCTCCGCCAGCTCAGCCCGGCAGCCTTCGCTCAGTGGCCGCCACTCAGAGGGGAGCTGACAGCCGTGCGTAAAAGTTTCCAGAAGCGCAAAAACGCCAAGCGCTGCGAGTAGGAGAGACATAGGAAACATCCCGAAGAGCTTCAGAAAGGTTACAGGTCTGGTGTAACCCCGGTGGTGATGCTTCACTTgagaaaggaaatgtaatgtttctaaTTCATGCTGGAGGGCAGTACATTCCAGCAGCCAAGTTACAGAAGTTGAGTTAAAAAATGGAACCATGGAATCACACACTTAATGGTTTCATGAACGTTCTAATTAACCAACAACTCTAATCacaaagttatttcaaaaacacaaaatcgAACAGAGTGATTTGGTCCATAAACACCAGATGCAGACTTAGATCTCCTCGATCCCACAATCTTAAAAAGGGTCAGATCTGTTTGCAGAAATGCATTACACTCCAACCTGCTGCTGTGTTCCTGATGAAtgctcctcctctgtctgacTCTGTACCTCCTCTGACAGTCCGCTCTGCCTCTTCTCTCAGTCTGCACCTCCTCTTAGTCTGCTCCTCTAAGTATGTAGGCCTTTATCAATAATGTGAACGGGTTACATATGAAACACAAGGTACTTTTTGTAGTTTAAAGCCTCTAATAGTTTacatgtatgtgcatgtgtgacacCCAGtaggcacttttgtcatttgcttTAACTACCGCCAACATTGCAGCAGTGTTAATCTTtgcagctttttatttaaatgtataaaacacGGCCATCTATTGGACACTGACATGAACAACATGCATTTATTACAAACatataaagcaaataaatgcTTTGCTTTAGTTTATTACAATCGTTCACATGTTACAGtcacctttatttgtttttctccaatcatatatatttaaattatgatGTTAGTTTTGGTGTTTTCTGTTTACAGGGTGACGGCTGAGGTAATTTCCCAACCTCACGTGCCACTGTTTGAGCGACGTCACTGCAAGGAAGTGGAGACCTTCGTAAATTCTGTGTGGACCAGAAGTAAGACACATTAGCTTTCATAATAAGAGCATACATCGGAAGCTGATTGAATAAATTTGCCTTACATTTCAAAACCTAGATTCATAATATAATTCGACTCAATAATTAGAATAGAATTGAATAATTTGATTGACTACAACGAAATAAAGCAGTTtcccaaatataaaaaaagttagGCTGAAATAAAATGTCGTTTCATAGTAATGgatgaaacaaaatgtatatcatGAACATAATGgcataattaattaaaatacaacaatacaacATATCATTTATGAAAGGGGCTACATATCGAGTTGTCATACGTCAGGcctaatatttgttatataagtttgaaaatgtatgttgatGCTAATAGTTTCGTACATTTATCTAAgcaaaaatgtgtattgttgTTATACCAGAGTTTGTGTGTACATGATCACTGTGGTACTACTAGCCAAAGTTTTCTCCGATAAAAGGGTTGAATAATTTGTCTACCTCTGAATGTGGTTGACCATGCaacatgctttattttgaaagcgcTCACCGGAAATGCTCTATGTCTCGACTTTGCTCCACAAGCCGCAGGACCTGAAGGTTGATAGAGACTGTCGGAcagtgctgttgttgttgttgttgctgtgaatCTCTGACCATCAGACTGAGAGCAG from Eleginops maclovinus isolate JMC-PN-2008 ecotype Puerto Natales chromosome 17, JC_Emac_rtc_rv5, whole genome shotgun sequence harbors:
- the ccdc3a gene encoding LOW QUALITY PROTEIN: coiled-coil domain-containing protein 3a (The sequence of the model RefSeq protein was modified relative to this genomic sequence to represent the inferred CDS: inserted 2 bases in 2 codons), with product MVPFFNSTSVTWLLECTALQHELETLHFLSQVKHHHRGYTRPVTFLKLFGMFPMSLLLAALGVFALLETFTHGCQLPSEWRPLSEGCRAELAEIIVYARVLAIHREPLGGGXGSLYNSLPFGFGYGYEGAEEGLLYSAEVEMLCDQAWGSMLEVPSGSRLNLTGLGYLSCQSHTVMENNSYFFFLRMDENYNILPHGVNFQDAIFQDXNDNRRMFSSLFQFSNCTQGSQPFHTFSPEWEHQEDSRLLCSSVQAALFEEEERGRKMHERLEVAERRNRQLKERVRKVKRSLRNARKAARKAEQQAKELQGKLKAAEWKVGHHLNAITPEEPLPGRYASTTIHKRMKL